In one window of Duganella dendranthematis DNA:
- a CDS encoding 2-hydroxychromene-2-carboxylate isomerase: protein MSKVCQYFFAAHSPWAYLGHERFVALAQKHGVQVELKPCDLSKVFGVSGGLPLAKRAPQRQAYRLLELARWSAYLGIPLKTQPQFFPVSPELANKMIVAARISHGTDVALMLAGAIMRALWAEDRNIGDEATLVQIAGSCELDGKALVKSAETASAQAEYDRNTDDANAASVFGSPWYVLEGESFWGQDRLDFLERAMTK, encoded by the coding sequence ATGAGCAAAGTGTGTCAGTACTTCTTTGCAGCGCATTCGCCGTGGGCGTATCTGGGCCACGAGCGCTTCGTCGCGCTGGCGCAGAAACATGGCGTGCAGGTTGAGTTGAAACCCTGCGACTTGAGCAAGGTGTTTGGCGTGTCGGGCGGCCTGCCGCTGGCCAAGCGCGCGCCGCAGCGGCAGGCTTACCGCCTGCTGGAACTGGCGCGCTGGTCGGCGTATCTCGGCATTCCGCTCAAGACGCAGCCTCAGTTTTTCCCGGTGTCGCCGGAGCTGGCCAACAAGATGATTGTGGCCGCGCGCATTTCGCACGGCACCGACGTCGCGTTGATGCTGGCCGGCGCCATCATGCGCGCGCTGTGGGCGGAAGACAGGAATATCGGCGACGAGGCCACGCTGGTGCAGATCGCCGGCAGCTGCGAGCTGGATGGCAAGGCGCTGGTCAAGTCGGCGGAAACGGCCAGTGCGCAGGCCGAGTATGACCGCAATACAGACGATGCGAACGCCGCCAGCGTGTTCGGATCGCCGTGGTATGTGTTGGAAGGCG
- a CDS encoding CopD family protein: protein MLYLWIKALHIFFVIAWMAGVFYLPRIFVNLAMETDRNASERLLLMARKLYRFSLWLSVFAVLFGAYLIYLAYGAHMPGWLHAKLALVVVLIGYHHMCGGILKRFERGDNKRSHKWFRVFNELPVFLMLGIVLLVVVKPF, encoded by the coding sequence ATGCTGTACCTCTGGATCAAAGCACTGCATATCTTCTTCGTCATCGCCTGGATGGCCGGCGTGTTCTACCTGCCGCGCATCTTTGTCAACCTGGCGATGGAGACCGACCGCAACGCCAGCGAGCGCCTGCTGCTGATGGCGCGCAAGCTGTATCGTTTTTCGCTGTGGCTGTCGGTGTTTGCGGTGCTGTTCGGGGCGTACCTGATCTATCTGGCGTACGGCGCGCACATGCCCGGCTGGCTGCACGCCAAGCTGGCGCTGGTGGTGGTGCTGATCGGCTATCACCATATGTGCGGCGGCATCCTGAAGCGCTTCGAGCGCGGCGACAATAAACGCAGTCACAAGTGGTTCCGGGTGTTTAATGAGCTGCCGGTGTTCCTGATGCTGGGCATCGTGCTGCTGGTGGTGGTCAAGCCTTTCTAA
- a CDS encoding glutamate-5-semialdehyde dehydrogenase, whose product MDIKQYMEQLGQRARKASRAMARADSAARNRALTLIADAIERDADALRAANQLDMDAAAANGLEPAMLDRLALSDKAIATMIEGLRQIVALPDPIGEISGLKFRPTGIQVGQMRVPLGVIGIIYESRPNVTVDAAGLCIKSGNATILRGGSEAIHCNRALAKLVKQGLEGAGLPADGVQVVDTTDRAAVGALITMPQYVDVIVPRGGKSLIARLMAEATVPMIKHLDGICHVYIDGKADMKKAVDIGFNAKCHRYGTCNTMETLLVARSIAPAVLPQLAALYSTKEVELRADPEAKAILAGYPHLVDATEEDWSTEYLAPVLAVKVVEDMDEAMDHISAYSSKHTEAIITEDHSAAMRFLREVDSASVMINASTRFADGFEYGLGAEIGISNDKLHARGPVGLEGLTSLKYVVFGHGEVRQ is encoded by the coding sequence ATGGACATCAAGCAGTACATGGAACAACTGGGCCAGCGGGCGCGCAAGGCGTCGCGCGCCATGGCCCGTGCCGACAGCGCCGCGCGCAACCGCGCGCTGACGTTGATCGCCGATGCAATTGAACGTGATGCCGACGCGCTGCGCGCCGCCAATCAGCTGGATATGGACGCCGCCGCCGCCAACGGCCTGGAACCGGCGATGCTGGACCGCCTGGCGCTGTCGGACAAGGCCATCGCCACGATGATCGAAGGCCTGCGCCAGATCGTCGCGCTGCCGGACCCGATCGGTGAAATCTCCGGCCTGAAGTTCCGGCCGACCGGCATCCAGGTCGGCCAGATGCGCGTGCCGCTGGGCGTGATCGGCATCATCTACGAATCGCGCCCCAACGTGACGGTGGATGCAGCAGGGCTGTGCATCAAGAGCGGCAACGCCACCATCCTGCGCGGCGGCTCGGAAGCGATTCACTGCAACCGCGCGCTGGCCAAGCTGGTCAAGCAAGGCCTGGAAGGCGCTGGCCTGCCGGCCGATGGCGTGCAAGTGGTGGACACCACCGACCGCGCCGCCGTCGGCGCCTTGATCACCATGCCGCAGTATGTGGACGTGATCGTGCCGCGTGGCGGCAAGAGCTTGATCGCGCGCCTGATGGCCGAGGCCACGGTGCCGATGATTAAGCACCTCGATGGCATCTGCCACGTCTACATCGACGGCAAGGCCGATATGAAGAAAGCGGTGGACATCGGCTTCAACGCCAAGTGCCATCGCTACGGCACCTGCAACACGATGGAAACGCTGCTGGTGGCGCGTTCGATCGCGCCGGCGGTGCTGCCGCAACTGGCCGCGCTGTACTCAACCAAGGAAGTCGAATTGCGCGCCGATCCGGAAGCGAAAGCCATCCTGGCCGGCTACCCGCATCTGGTGGACGCGACGGAAGAGGATTGGTCGACCGAATACCTGGCGCCGGTTCTGGCGGTCAAAGTGGTAGAGGATATGGACGAGGCGATGGATCACATCAGCGCTTACTCGTCCAAGCACACGGAGGCGATCATCACCGAAGACCATTCGGCGGCGATGCGCTTCCTGCGTGAAGTCGATTCGGCGTCGGTGATGATCAACGCCTCGACCCGCTTTGCGGACGGTTTTGAGTATGGCCTGGGGGCGGAGATCGGCATCTCCAACGACAAGCTGCACGCACGCGGCCCGGTCGGCCTGGAAGGTCTGACCTCGCTGAAATACGTGGTATTCGGCCACGGAGAAGTTAGACAATAA
- the holA gene encoding DNA polymerase III subunit delta has product MQLRLEALDGHLSKSLSQLYVITSDEHLLALEAADKIRKTARAQGYSERDVLTVERSFKWGELLAANQALSLFGDKKLIELRIPTGKPGKDGGAALQNYVKDLSPDNLTLITLPKLDWQTQKAAWVASLQQAAVYIDIPQVERAQLPNWIGQRLAQQGQSADRQSIDFIADRVEGNLLAAHQEIQKLALLHEPGKLTYEQVHEAVLNVARYDVFKLSEAMLAGDPARLIRMLDGLKGEGEALPLVLWAVSEEIRTLLKLKAGMAQGRPLGALLKEHRIWGPKERMMDPALRRLSLPTLEAAMKDAAQVDKMIKGLRAKAYAGDAWDAMLQLALKVARG; this is encoded by the coding sequence ATGCAATTACGGTTGGAGGCGCTGGACGGCCATTTGAGCAAATCGCTGTCGCAGCTGTACGTCATCACCAGCGATGAGCATCTGCTGGCGCTGGAGGCTGCGGACAAGATCCGCAAGACCGCGCGCGCGCAGGGCTATTCCGAGCGCGACGTGCTGACCGTGGAGCGCAGCTTCAAGTGGGGCGAGCTGCTGGCGGCCAATCAGGCCTTGTCGCTGTTCGGTGACAAGAAACTGATCGAGCTGCGCATCCCGACCGGCAAGCCGGGCAAGGATGGCGGCGCGGCGCTGCAAAATTATGTCAAGGATCTGAGTCCGGACAACCTGACTTTGATCACGCTGCCAAAGCTGGACTGGCAGACGCAGAAGGCGGCCTGGGTCGCCAGTCTGCAACAGGCGGCGGTGTATATCGACATCCCGCAGGTGGAACGGGCGCAGTTGCCCAATTGGATAGGCCAGCGCCTTGCCCAACAAGGGCAAAGCGCGGACCGGCAGAGCATCGATTTCATCGCCGATCGCGTGGAAGGCAATCTGCTTGCGGCCCATCAGGAGATTCAAAAACTGGCCTTGCTGCACGAGCCGGGCAAGCTGACCTACGAGCAGGTGCATGAAGCGGTGCTGAATGTGGCGCGCTACGATGTGTTCAAGCTCAGTGAAGCGATGCTGGCGGGCGATCCGGCGCGGTTGATCCGCATGCTGGACGGCCTGAAAGGTGAGGGCGAAGCGCTGCCGCTGGTGCTGTGGGCGGTGTCGGAGGAAATCCGCACGCTGCTCAAGCTGAAGGCGGGCATGGCGCAAGGCCGGCCTTTGGGGGCGCTGCTGAAAGAGCATCGCATCTGGGGACCGAAGGAACGCATGATGGACCCGGCGCTGCGCCGGCTGTCGCTGCCGACGCTGGAAGCGGCAATGAAGGATGCGGCGCAAGTGGACAAGATGATCAAGGGCCTGCGCGCGAAAGCGTATGCCGGCGACGCGTGGGACGCGATGCTGCAACTGGCGTTGAAGGTCGCGCGCGGCTAA
- a CDS encoding LPS-assembly lipoprotein LptE, with product MATTLKFFRRGALYAAVLAASLTVTACGFHLRGDSGHYTLPFPTIYVGLPETSPLAIDLKRNIRANGGTTVVASAKDADGVVDVLSNPEKTKTKTILSLNNNGRVRQYLLTYSILFRVLDKQGKELLGPTNITLTRPIDFNETQLLAKEQEEALLYKDMQTDLVQQMMRRIAAVKTSGMSLPPLAPTPLPGGVQPSGQPSTLPPAVPIQ from the coding sequence ATGGCGACTACTCTGAAGTTTTTCCGCCGCGGCGCGCTGTATGCCGCCGTGCTGGCCGCGTCGTTGACGGTGACGGCCTGCGGTTTCCACCTGCGCGGCGACAGCGGCCACTACACGCTGCCGTTCCCGACGATCTATGTGGGGCTGCCAGAGACGTCGCCATTGGCGATTGATCTGAAGCGCAATATTCGCGCCAACGGCGGCACCACGGTGGTCGCCAGCGCCAAGGACGCCGATGGTGTGGTCGATGTCTTGAGCAATCCGGAAAAGACCAAGACCAAGACCATTCTGTCGCTGAACAACAATGGCCGCGTGCGACAGTACCTGCTGACCTACAGCATTCTGTTCCGCGTCCTCGACAAGCAAGGCAAGGAGCTGCTGGGGCCAACCAACATCACGCTGACCCGGCCGATCGACTTTAACGAAACCCAGCTGCTGGCCAAGGAGCAGGAAGAGGCCTTGCTGTACAAGGACATGCAGACCGATCTGGTACAGCAGATGATGCGCCGCATCGCCGCCGTCAAGACGTCCGGCATGTCGCTACCGCCGCTGGCGCCGACGCCGCTGCCGGGTGGCGTGCAGCCATCGGGTCAGCCGTCGACGTTGCCGCCGGCCGTGCCGATTCAATAA